The Mycolicibacterium flavescens genome has a segment encoding these proteins:
- the nei gene encoding formamidopyrimidine-DNA glycosylase, with protein sequence MPEGDTVYRTATKLREALVGKQLTRCDVRVPKFATVDLTGCVVDEVISRGKHLFIRVGDASIHSHLKMEGAWLVGGQIRRVPEYKIRILLHTSDSRAAGVDLGVLEILQRDHDMEAVAHLGPDLLGDDWEPRVARANLVEDPERPLAEALLDQRVMAGVGNVYANELCFVTGYLPTTPVSKVKDPLRMVQRARDMLWLNRSRVNRTTTGDTRGGRDLWVYGRRGRPCRRCGTPIESDSARPDKPGDRVSYWCPVCQT encoded by the coding sequence ATGCCCGAAGGCGACACGGTCTATCGCACCGCCACCAAACTGCGCGAGGCGTTGGTGGGCAAGCAGCTCACGCGTTGTGACGTGCGGGTGCCCAAGTTCGCGACGGTCGACCTGACGGGCTGCGTCGTCGACGAGGTGATCAGCCGCGGTAAGCACCTGTTCATCCGCGTCGGGGACGCCAGCATCCACTCACATCTGAAGATGGAGGGTGCCTGGCTGGTCGGCGGCCAGATTCGGCGGGTGCCGGAGTACAAGATCCGGATCCTGTTGCACACCAGTGATTCCCGAGCTGCCGGTGTCGACCTCGGCGTGCTGGAGATCCTGCAACGCGACCACGATATGGAAGCCGTCGCACACCTCGGCCCCGACCTGCTCGGCGACGATTGGGAACCGCGCGTCGCCAGGGCCAATCTCGTCGAGGACCCGGAACGGCCGCTGGCCGAGGCGCTGCTGGACCAGCGCGTGATGGCGGGCGTCGGCAACGTCTACGCCAACGAACTCTGCTTCGTCACCGGCTACCTGCCCACCACCCCGGTCAGCAAGGTCAAAGACCCGCTGCGCATGGTGCAGCGGGCCCGGGACATGCTGTGGCTGAACAGGTCCCGCGTCAACCGGACCACGACCGGCGACACCCGCGGCGGTCGCGACCTGTGGGTCTATGGCCGGCGCGGCCGACCGTGCCGACGGTGTGGCACGCCCATCGAGTCGGACTCGGCGCGTCCCGACAAGCCGGGCGATCGCGTCTCGTACTGGTGTCCGGTCTGCCAGACCTGA